The following coding sequences are from one Daphnia magna isolate NIES unplaced genomic scaffold, ASM2063170v1.1 Dm_contigs021, whole genome shotgun sequence window:
- the LOC116915655 gene encoding methyltransferase-like protein 24 isoform X6, which yields MPLSPRNCWSWYPNTKFVIDSRIRSWRDQLPLMELYNVNCDTCVTNWDALLASDTLTGDELLQYFLWTNQSSCQLSHDFGGIMMSNPSGLAGQKAVCIDKKIAPQPGKCLVYSFGINNEWSFDENMARYGCEVFAFDPSMGLDKHDHIPGNVHFYNWGLGDRDEHDYRFNWTIRSLSSIYETLSPLHGYKIIDYLKIDIEYSEWITLPNIIASGMLSKIRQMGMEIHLDGQDSLEQHREWAKLLRSIEKMGMIRFDSEYNPWFVGNFTQFSLMGSLGYEIAWYNSHLLHVTT from the exons ATGCCACTGTCTCCCAGAAACTG TTGGTCGTGGTACCCAAATACAAAATTTGTAATAGACAGTCGTATAAGAAGTTGGAGGGATCAGCTCCCATTGATGGAATTGTATAACGTAAACTGTGATACGTGTGTCACTAATTGGGATGCGCTTTTAGCATCCGACACTTTAACTGGTGATGAACTTTTGCAATACTTTTTGTGGACCAATCAATCATCTTGTCAGTTATCCCACGACTTTGGTGGTATCATGATGAGTAACCCTTCTGGATTGGCTGGACAAAAGGCCGTATGCATAGATAAAAAAATAGCGCCTCAGCCTGGCAAATGTCTTGTTTACTCTTTTGGAATAAACAACGAGTGGTCTTTCGACGAAAACATGGCACGCTACGGATGCGAGGTGTTTGCTTTCGATCCATCAATGGGGCTAGATAAACATGATCATATTCCCGGAAACGTTCATTTCTACAACTGGGGCCTAGGCGACCGCGATGAACATGACTACCGCTTCAACTGGACAATTCGTTCACTCTCTTCAATCTACGAAACACTTTCTCCTCTTCATGGATACAAAATTATTGACTACTTGAAAATAGACATTGAATATTCAGAATGGATAACACTGCCGAATATCATAGCTTCCGGTATGCTGTCTAAAATCCGACAAATGGGCATGGAGATACATTTAGATGGTCAAGATTCATTAGAACAGCACCGCGAATGGGCCAAGCTTCTAAGATCAATTGAGAAAATGGGTATGATTCGCTTTGATTCCGAATACAATCCGTGGTTTGTCGGGAATTTCACGCAATTTTCTTTAATGGGATCTTTGGGATATGAGATCGCTTGGTATAATAGCCATCTTTTACATGTTACGACTTGA
- the LOC116915655 gene encoding uncharacterized protein LOC116915655 isoform X3, which yields MANSNLQILLQVWTQKMQPFNMFHLTSCLLGLLPFIVYWMVCYRQLHYIGFRHRPCTPTSTFPIRTDRRNATYIFQWQPEAWELVNNQRIFMHGVTDSADLNAKQSCAAESCARHNCNRTIQIFMRMPSSYNQPKVMELKNLKKNSSLYSVLRHYQNLEIIFFKESEYFRNTALFGWYNKGEWRKSPHRDSHVSGFSSIVSLFRGGGLFIDLDTIITLKPLNALKWWNFLMKNDEEVSQTGDGVVNIVTNEIFHLVYGHRLSDDVILNLGQSAYDPFSPVNKILTAAFHDSVANICIGENDKNLCQDLQLLDRRDVFLPQFESLIWRPVVLALDKYIATNKS from the exons ATGGCTAATTCGAATCTGCAAATCTTACTTCAAGTTTGGACCCAAAAAATG CAACCATTCAACATGTTTCATTTAACCTCTTGTTTACTCGGCCTTCTACCTTTCATTGTCTACTGGATGGTTTGTTATCGTCAACTGCATTATATTGGTTTCAGACATAGACCATGTACGCCTACGTCAACTTTTCCTATCAGAACTGATAGAAGGAATGCAACATATATATTTCAATGGCAGCCAGAGGCTTGGGAGTTGGTGAATAATCAACGCATCTTTATGCATGGGGTAACTGACAGTGCCGACTTAAACGCAAAACAGAGTTGTGCGGCAGAGTCCTGTGCTAGACACAATTGCAACCGAACAATACAAATCTTTATGAGAATGCCGTCTTCCTATAATCAACCAAAAGTTATGGAACTAAAGAACCTGAAAAAGAACTCTTCTTTATACTCAGTTTTAAGACATTATCAAAATCTGGAAATTATTTTCTTCAAAGAAAGTGAATATTTCAGAAATACGGCATTATTTGGCTGGTACAACAAGGGAGAATGGCGAAAAAGTCCTCATCGAGATTCCCATGTTTCTGGCTTTTCCAGTATAGTTTCCCTTTTCCGAGGAGGTGGTCTTTTCATTGACCTTGACACCATTATCACTCTAAAGCCATTGAATGCGCTTAAATGGTggaattttttaatgaaaaatgatgAAGAGGTCAGTCAGACAGGAGACGGTGTCGTAAACATAGTGACAAATGAAATTTTTCATCTAGTCTACGGGCATCGTCTGAGTGACGATGTAATCCTGAATTTAGGCCAGTCAGCTTATGATCCGTTTTCTCCTGTAAACAAAATACTTACTGCCGCCTTTCACGACAGCGTTGCAAATATATGCATAGGAGAGAACGATAAAAATCTCTGTCAAGATCTCCAGTTACTTGATCGACGAGATGTATTCCTGCCACAGTTCGAGTCATTAATTTGGCGGCCAGTGGTTTTAGCCTTGGATAAATATATTGCCACAAACAAAA
- the LOC116915655 gene encoding uncharacterized protein LOC116915655 isoform X2, with product MANSNLQILLQVWTQKMQPFNMFHLTSCLLGLLPFIVYWMVCYRQLHYIGFRHRPCTPTSTFPIRTDRRNATYIFQWQPEAWELVNNQRIFMHGVTDSADLNAKQSCAAESCARHNCNRTIQIFMRMPSSYNQPKVMELKNLKKNSSLYSVLRHYQNLEIIFFKESEYFRNTALFGWYNKGEWRKSPHRDSHVSGFSSIVSLFRGGGLFIDLDTIITLKPLNALKWWNFLMKNDEEVSQTGDGVVNIVTNEIFHLVYGHRLSDDVILNLGQSAYDPFSPVNKILTAAFHDSVANICIGENDKNLCQDLQLLDRRDVFLPQFESLIWRPVVLALDKYIATNKRFIDGGNGTIQLYIGSLLLYRYATLDIIKQPNS from the exons ATGGCTAATTCGAATCTGCAAATCTTACTTCAAGTTTGGACCCAAAAAATG CAACCATTCAACATGTTTCATTTAACCTCTTGTTTACTCGGCCTTCTACCTTTCATTGTCTACTGGATGGTTTGTTATCGTCAACTGCATTATATTGGTTTCAGACATAGACCATGTACGCCTACGTCAACTTTTCCTATCAGAACTGATAGAAGGAATGCAACATATATATTTCAATGGCAGCCAGAGGCTTGGGAGTTGGTGAATAATCAACGCATCTTTATGCATGGGGTAACTGACAGTGCCGACTTAAACGCAAAACAGAGTTGTGCGGCAGAGTCCTGTGCTAGACACAATTGCAACCGAACAATACAAATCTTTATGAGAATGCCGTCTTCCTATAATCAACCAAAAGTTATGGAACTAAAGAACCTGAAAAAGAACTCTTCTTTATACTCAGTTTTAAGACATTATCAAAATCTGGAAATTATTTTCTTCAAAGAAAGTGAATATTTCAGAAATACGGCATTATTTGGCTGGTACAACAAGGGAGAATGGCGAAAAAGTCCTCATCGAGATTCCCATGTTTCTGGCTTTTCCAGTATAGTTTCCCTTTTCCGAGGAGGTGGTCTTTTCATTGACCTTGACACCATTATCACTCTAAAGCCATTGAATGCGCTTAAATGGTggaattttttaatgaaaaatgatgAAGAGGTCAGTCAGACAGGAGACGGTGTCGTAAACATAGTGACAAATGAAATTTTTCATCTAGTCTACGGGCATCGTCTGAGTGACGATGTAATCCTGAATTTAGGCCAGTCAGCTTATGATCCGTTTTCTCCTGTAAACAAAATACTTACTGCCGCCTTTCACGACAGCGTTGCAAATATATGCATAGGAGAGAACGATAAAAATCTCTGTCAAGATCTCCAGTTACTTGATCGACGAGATGTATTCCTGCCACAGTTCGAGTCATTAATTTGGCGGCCAGTGGTTTTAGCCTTGGATAAATATATTGCCACAAACAAAA
- the LOC116915655 gene encoding uncharacterized protein LOC116915655 isoform X1, whose product MANSNLQILLQVWTQKMQPFNMFHLTSCLLGLLPFIVYWMVCYRQLHYIGFRHRPCTPTSTFPIRTDRRNATYIFQWQPEAWELVNNQRIFMHGVTDSADLNAKQSCAAESCARHNCNRTIQIFMRMPSSYNQPKVMELKNLKKNSSLYSVLRHYQNLEIIFFKESEYFRNTALFGWYNKGEWRKSPHRDSHVSGFSSIVSLFRGGGLFIDLDTIITLKPLNALKWWNFLMKNDEEVSQTGDGVVNIVTNEIFHLVYGHRLSDDVILNLGQSAYDPFSPVNKILTAAFHDSVANICIGENDKNLCQDLQLLDRRDVFLPQFESLIWRPVVLALDKYIATNKSKQVDKALRLMIKNTVDDNIASLIKWKSYPHLIGRSNSNQEILHSLLLSQHCPQTVKHFSNEFWDS is encoded by the exons ATGGCTAATTCGAATCTGCAAATCTTACTTCAAGTTTGGACCCAAAAAATG CAACCATTCAACATGTTTCATTTAACCTCTTGTTTACTCGGCCTTCTACCTTTCATTGTCTACTGGATGGTTTGTTATCGTCAACTGCATTATATTGGTTTCAGACATAGACCATGTACGCCTACGTCAACTTTTCCTATCAGAACTGATAGAAGGAATGCAACATATATATTTCAATGGCAGCCAGAGGCTTGGGAGTTGGTGAATAATCAACGCATCTTTATGCATGGGGTAACTGACAGTGCCGACTTAAACGCAAAACAGAGTTGTGCGGCAGAGTCCTGTGCTAGACACAATTGCAACCGAACAATACAAATCTTTATGAGAATGCCGTCTTCCTATAATCAACCAAAAGTTATGGAACTAAAGAACCTGAAAAAGAACTCTTCTTTATACTCAGTTTTAAGACATTATCAAAATCTGGAAATTATTTTCTTCAAAGAAAGTGAATATTTCAGAAATACGGCATTATTTGGCTGGTACAACAAGGGAGAATGGCGAAAAAGTCCTCATCGAGATTCCCATGTTTCTGGCTTTTCCAGTATAGTTTCCCTTTTCCGAGGAGGTGGTCTTTTCATTGACCTTGACACCATTATCACTCTAAAGCCATTGAATGCGCTTAAATGGTggaattttttaatgaaaaatgatgAAGAGGTCAGTCAGACAGGAGACGGTGTCGTAAACATAGTGACAAATGAAATTTTTCATCTAGTCTACGGGCATCGTCTGAGTGACGATGTAATCCTGAATTTAGGCCAGTCAGCTTATGATCCGTTTTCTCCTGTAAACAAAATACTTACTGCCGCCTTTCACGACAGCGTTGCAAATATATGCATAGGAGAGAACGATAAAAATCTCTGTCAAGATCTCCAGTTACTTGATCGACGAGATGTATTCCTGCCACAGTTCGAGTCATTAATTTGGCGGCCAGTGGTTTTAGCCTTGGATAAATATATTGCCACAAACAAAAGTAAGCAAGTGGACAAAGCTCTACGATTAATGATAAAGAACACGGTAGATGATAACATTGCCTCTCTGATTAAATGGAAATCTTACCCACATTTAATAGGACGAAGTAATTCAAACCAGGAAATATTGCATTCTCTTCTTTTATCTCAGCATTGTCCTCAAACCGTAAAACATTTCTCAAACGAGTTCTGGGATAGCTGA
- the LOC116915655 gene encoding uncharacterized protein LOC116915655 isoform X4 codes for MHGVTDSADLNAKQSCAAESCARHNCNRTIQIFMRMPSSYNQPKVMELKNLKKNSSLYSVLRHYQNLEIIFFKESEYFRNTALFGWYNKGEWRKSPHRDSHVSGFSSIVSLFRGGGLFIDLDTIITLKPLNALKWWNFLMKNDEEVSQTGDGVVNIVTNEIFHLVYGHRLSDDVILNLGQSAYDPFSPVNKILTAAFHDSVANICIGENDKNLCQDLQLLDRRDVFLPQFESLIWRPVVLALDKYIATNKSKQVDKALRLMIKNTVDDNIASLIKWKSYPHLIGRSNSNQEILHSLLLSQHCPQTVKHFSNEFWDS; via the coding sequence ATGCATGGGGTAACTGACAGTGCCGACTTAAACGCAAAACAGAGTTGTGCGGCAGAGTCCTGTGCTAGACACAATTGCAACCGAACAATACAAATCTTTATGAGAATGCCGTCTTCCTATAATCAACCAAAAGTTATGGAACTAAAGAACCTGAAAAAGAACTCTTCTTTATACTCAGTTTTAAGACATTATCAAAATCTGGAAATTATTTTCTTCAAAGAAAGTGAATATTTCAGAAATACGGCATTATTTGGCTGGTACAACAAGGGAGAATGGCGAAAAAGTCCTCATCGAGATTCCCATGTTTCTGGCTTTTCCAGTATAGTTTCCCTTTTCCGAGGAGGTGGTCTTTTCATTGACCTTGACACCATTATCACTCTAAAGCCATTGAATGCGCTTAAATGGTggaattttttaatgaaaaatgatgAAGAGGTCAGTCAGACAGGAGACGGTGTCGTAAACATAGTGACAAATGAAATTTTTCATCTAGTCTACGGGCATCGTCTGAGTGACGATGTAATCCTGAATTTAGGCCAGTCAGCTTATGATCCGTTTTCTCCTGTAAACAAAATACTTACTGCCGCCTTTCACGACAGCGTTGCAAATATATGCATAGGAGAGAACGATAAAAATCTCTGTCAAGATCTCCAGTTACTTGATCGACGAGATGTATTCCTGCCACAGTTCGAGTCATTAATTTGGCGGCCAGTGGTTTTAGCCTTGGATAAATATATTGCCACAAACAAAAGTAAGCAAGTGGACAAAGCTCTACGATTAATGATAAAGAACACGGTAGATGATAACATTGCCTCTCTGATTAAATGGAAATCTTACCCACATTTAATAGGACGAAGTAATTCAAACCAGGAAATATTGCATTCTCTTCTTTTATCTCAGCATTGTCCTCAAACCGTAAAACATTTCTCAAACGAGTTCTGGGATAGCTGA